The Pelagibacterium halotolerans B2 genome has a segment encoding these proteins:
- a CDS encoding L-threonylcarbamoyladenylate synthase, whose product MKPAPADPQSVADAAALLQRGQLCAFATETVYGLGADATNSDAVLKIYETKGRPRFNPLISHCADMEMAERFGEFSPLARSLADAFWPGPLTLVVPLKPGAGLSDLVTAGLDTVGLRVPAHPMARELIAALGRPVAAPSANPSGRLSPTIADHVRTAFSGAVPVLEGGPCQNGLESTIIAVTGDTVTQLRAGALAREDIEAFLGHPIALAAPNAAITAPGMLKSHYAPNAALRLDAEEPASGEAYLAFGPAPAHDGPFLNLSESGDLREAARNLFSHLARLDASGANSIAVAPIPDTGLGEAINDRLERAAAPRNR is encoded by the coding sequence ATGAAGCCAGCACCCGCCGATCCCCAGTCCGTTGCCGATGCCGCAGCCCTGCTGCAAAGGGGCCAATTGTGCGCCTTCGCGACCGAGACGGTCTATGGCCTTGGCGCCGACGCCACAAACTCCGATGCCGTCCTCAAGATCTATGAAACCAAAGGCCGCCCGCGCTTCAATCCGCTCATTTCCCATTGTGCCGATATGGAAATGGCAGAGCGCTTCGGCGAGTTTTCCCCGCTCGCCCGCAGCCTGGCCGACGCCTTCTGGCCCGGCCCGTTGACACTGGTCGTGCCCCTCAAACCCGGCGCGGGGCTGTCCGATCTCGTCACCGCTGGGCTCGATACCGTCGGCCTGCGTGTTCCGGCCCACCCCATGGCCCGCGAGCTGATCGCCGCCCTTGGCCGCCCCGTCGCCGCGCCGTCCGCCAATCCCTCGGGCAGGCTCTCGCCCACAATAGCCGATCACGTCCGCACAGCCTTTTCCGGCGCGGTTCCGGTTCTCGAGGGCGGCCCCTGTCAAAACGGCCTGGAATCCACGATTATTGCCGTCACCGGCGATACGGTCACCCAGCTCCGCGCCGGTGCCCTTGCGCGCGAGGATATAGAAGCCTTTCTCGGCCACCCCATCGCACTTGCTGCTCCCAATGCCGCGATCACCGCGCCTGGCATGCTCAAGAGCCACTACGCCCCCAACGCCGCGCTCCGTCTCGACGCCGAAGAGCCCGCGTCCGGCGAAGCCTATCTCGCTTTCGGCCCGGCTCCCGCCCATGACGGCCCGTTCCTCAATCTCTCGGAATCCGGCGATCTACGCGAGGCAGCGCGAAACCTTTTCTCCCACCTTGCCCGGCTCGACGCATCCGGGGCAAACTCGATTGCGGTCGCCCCAATTCCAGACACCGGCCTGGGCGAAGCGATCAACGACCGTCTCGAACGCGCCGCCGCGCCCCGCAACCGATAG